From one Chanodichthys erythropterus isolate Z2021 chromosome 3, ASM2448905v1, whole genome shotgun sequence genomic stretch:
- the LOC137006841 gene encoding gastrula zinc finger protein XlCGF57.1-like, with amino-acid sequence MALIKEETEDLKIEFIKEETEDIKIEETFRVKHEETEEHTDLMALKEASNELSERKEEKEHYDKHHDFMTGERSTQAKKTFSQKRAQKTGTKRYLTCQHCGKSFNQHRNLQVHMKTHTGEKPYICKQCGKSFALKENLKVHMRIHTGEKPYTCQQCGQSFSQNGSLKDHMRIHTGEKPYTCQQCGQSFSRKGKLTVHMRIHTGEKPYTCQQCGQSFSQNGSLKDHMRIHTGEKPYTCQQCGQSFSRKGRLTVHMRIHTGEKSYTCQQCGKNFSGKGQFKVHMIIHTGEKPYTCKQCGKSFTHKRSLEDHMRIHTGEKPYTCQQCGKSFSRKGILKVHMRIHTKEKPYTCQQCGKSFKHKRSLEDHMRSHTGEKPYTCQQCGKSFGRKGSLKMHMRTHTREKP; translated from the coding sequence ACCTAATGGCACTGAAAGAGGCAAGTAATGAACTTAGTGAAAGGAAAGAAGAGAAAGAACATTATGACAAACATCACGATTTCATGACTGGGGAAAGATCGACACAGGCTAAAAagactttctcacaaaaaagagctcaaaagacaggaactaaacgTTATTTGACCTGCCAGcattgtggaaagagttttaatCAACATAGAAACCTACAAGTCCACATGAaaactcacactggagaaaagccttacatctgcaaacagtgtggaaagagtttcgcACTTAAAGaaaaccttaaagtccacatgagaattcatactggagaaaagccttatacctgccaacagtgtggacagagtttcagtcaaaatgGAAGCCTTAAagaccacatgagaattcacactggagaaaagccgtacacctgccaacaatgtggacaAAGTTTCAGTAGAAAAGGGAAGCTcacagtccacatgagaattcacactggagaaaagccttacacctgccaacaatgtggacagagtttcagtcaaaatgGAAGCCTTAAagaccacatgagaattcacactggagaaaagccgtACACATGTCAGcaatgtggacagagtttcagtaGAAAAGGAAGACTcacagtccacatgagaattcatactggagaaaagtcttacacctgccaacagtgtggaaagaatTTCAGTGGAAAAGGACAATTTAAAGTCCACATGATAAtacacactggagaaaagccttacacctgcaaacaatgtggaaagagtttcacacataaAAGAAGCCTTGAagaccacatgagaattcacactggagaaaagccttatacctgccaacagtgtggaaaaagtttcagtcgaaaaggaatccttaaagtccacatgagaattcacactaaagaaaagccttacacctgccaacaatgtggaaagagtttcaaacaTAAAAGAAGCCTTGAAGACCACATGAGaagtcacactggagaaaagccttacacctgccaacagtgtggaaaaagttttggtcgaaaaggaagccttaaaatgcacatgagaactcacactAGAGAAAAGCCTTAG